The Psychrobacillus sp. FSL K6-2836 nucleotide sequence ATTAAGAAAAGGAACCTAGAAACTCCGGCGATTTCCGTTACGGCGAACGCTATTCGCGCAGCATGGCTTCAATCTTCTCGTTACTACGTTCCTAAGCGCAATCCGCTCATGTGTTATTTTAAGCATAAATCGACGCCGAAGCTAATGTAAACTAGTCTGTTTGGTAACACAGATTACATGTCGATATTATCCTTAGATTTACTTTGAATAATCTAATCACCTTGGCGATAAGCTATGCTAAATTTTTTTAATTTGTTACTACTCACATAATTAGTTGTAGTGAAAGGCGGCGACTCCAGCGAGATGAGTGACGCTGATAAACATCACAACGAACGCGTTAGCGGCGGTGATGGCTTATCGCTCACCTCGCGGAACGCGTCCGCCTGAAACGGAAATTACCAGTATTACTCATTCTTGAAAGTCCCATGAACCCAGTAGTGCTCAACCTAAATATTTATATACTTTCTAAAAAAAAAGTCGAACCTATTATGGATTCGACTTTTTATTCTTACATATATTGCTATTATCTTACACCAAGTGCTATTTTAGCATAGCGGGACATATTATCTTTTGACCATGGTGGATTAAAGACAATATTTACATCTGTATCTTTTACTTCCGGTAGTTCACCAAGTGCTGTTTTTACTTGATCGACAATTTGTGGACCCATCGGGCAACCCATTGATGTTAATGTCATCGTAACTTTTGCGATATCTTCATCTGCCAATTGTACATCATATACTAAACCTAAATTGACAATATCAATGCCTAGTTCAGGGTCGATAACGTTCTCAAGAGCGGCCATCATACTGTCCTTCATATCTTGTTCTGCATCTTGACTCATTTTGAAAACCTCCTCTATTTTGTCCCGGTTTAACAGGCTGTAATAACACCCACTCAACTTTTAAAGTAAAAATCAAGGGAAATAGGTAGGGATGAACAGCCTGTAAATCCCCGATTAGTTTGGACCAACAAGATGTTGGTCACTCAGGCATTGCCGCACAATGCGGCGTATTTGCCTGAGTTCCTTTTTCCATCAGTGAGGATGAAAAAAATCCCCGCTGATGGAAGTTTCACTTTATATCTCAATCATAACAAACTCATCCGTTTATGCCAAACTGTTTGCAAGCCACTTCATAGAAGCAAGCAATCCTTTTCGTGATACTGCGT carries:
- a CDS encoding metal-sulfur cluster assembly factor, whose translation is MSQDAEQDMKDSMMAALENVIDPELGIDIVNLGLVYDVQLADEDIAKVTMTLTSMGCPMGPQIVDQVKTALGELPEVKDTDVNIVFNPPWSKDNMSRYAKIALGVR